From a region of the Paenibacillus lutimineralis genome:
- the pknB gene encoding Stk1 family PASTA domain-containing Ser/Thr kinase: MIGHELGGRYQIIERIGGGGMALVYRAQDILLNRNVAIKVLRQQFVNDEEFIRRFRREAQSAASLSHPNIVSVYDVGQEGDVHYIVMEYIEGRNLNEIIKERAPLQVDEAVRIASQIADALDHAHMNHIIHRDIKPHNILIGRNGWVKVTDFGIARAVTSTTITQTGSVIGSVHYFSPEHAKGVTTGEKSDLYSLGIVLYQMLTGRLPFLGESPISVALKHLQEHFDEPRSVNPMIPQSVENIILKSMRKNPGERYESAKEMLRDLETCLLPERRTENKLTFADNEDEDSTRVVPAIKPQNRQSGGGSKLSRDDQGSDERQKQKSGKKPISSKTKLWVSITLIVIVAMLGTAWYVNKLVTVEEVKVPNVLNMSIEQATEEFSKVGIVVGDIAQLYKEGVDEGIVYEQSKPEGTAVKEGSSIDLTVSTTKELPKMPMLDNAAYTYEEAVAQLVELGASTERIRKDEENSDVKAGQVIGQTPAANSLFDPEKDQIVLKVSKGPEKIKMPKLVGKTQDEALKAIEDAGLKLAKDGIKQKSSYEVPSGQVMEQWPYAEGADAAPGSEVTIFVSSGYPSDAIEYTFVVPVVPATDGQKSKIHIIYGDARGENQDWGTKTIGKPQYMSVDLVLAPNKDGYVYVNRDGALTDTYKISYIDAKQGTVPQPSLPVTNTPDESNNESTGNNGDDDNGSSDQNPPDTGMANNSKLTGRLTNGKMKGFGHH; this comes from the coding sequence ATGATCGGTCACGAGTTAGGTGGTCGTTACCAAATTATTGAACGAATTGGCGGGGGAGGCATGGCCCTCGTCTATCGGGCTCAGGATATTCTATTAAATCGTAATGTAGCTATTAAGGTTTTGCGTCAGCAATTTGTGAACGATGAGGAATTTATCCGCCGCTTCCGACGTGAGGCACAATCAGCGGCATCCTTGTCACATCCGAATATCGTTAGCGTCTATGATGTCGGACAAGAGGGCGATGTCCATTACATTGTTATGGAATATATTGAAGGCCGCAACTTGAATGAGATTATCAAAGAGCGTGCTCCATTGCAGGTAGATGAGGCAGTTCGTATCGCATCGCAAATCGCCGACGCCTTGGATCATGCCCATATGAATCATATTATTCATCGTGATATTAAACCTCATAACATATTAATCGGCCGTAATGGCTGGGTGAAAGTGACTGACTTCGGAATCGCACGTGCCGTAACTTCAACGACGATTACGCAGACGGGCTCGGTCATTGGGTCTGTGCATTACTTCTCACCTGAACATGCCAAAGGGGTAACAACGGGCGAGAAATCAGACCTTTACTCCCTTGGAATTGTACTCTATCAGATGCTGACTGGCCGTCTTCCATTCCTTGGGGAGAGCCCAATCAGTGTGGCGCTGAAGCATCTACAGGAGCATTTTGACGAGCCGCGTTCGGTGAATCCAATGATCCCGCAGAGTGTGGAGAATATAATATTGAAATCGATGCGCAAAAATCCAGGCGAGAGATATGAATCTGCCAAGGAAATGCTGCGCGATCTGGAGACCTGTCTGCTGCCGGAGCGCAGGACGGAGAATAAGCTGACTTTTGCCGATAACGAGGATGAGGACAGCACTCGTGTTGTCCCGGCTATTAAGCCTCAAAATAGGCAGTCTGGTGGAGGCTCGAAGTTGTCCCGTGATGACCAGGGGTCCGATGAGCGGCAGAAGCAGAAATCAGGGAAGAAGCCGATAAGCAGTAAGACTAAATTATGGGTCAGCATTACGCTGATTGTGATCGTTGCGATGCTTGGTACTGCTTGGTATGTGAATAAGCTCGTCACCGTAGAAGAAGTAAAGGTACCGAATGTGCTTAATATGTCAATTGAACAAGCTACTGAGGAGTTCTCCAAGGTAGGTATTGTGGTTGGGGATATTGCTCAGCTATATAAAGAGGGCGTAGATGAAGGAATTGTCTATGAACAGAGCAAGCCAGAGGGAACCGCGGTGAAGGAAGGCTCGTCGATTGATTTGACAGTAAGCACAACGAAGGAGCTTCCAAAAATGCCGATGCTGGATAATGCGGCCTATACCTATGAAGAGGCTGTTGCACAGCTGGTAGAGCTCGGAGCTTCGACAGAAAGGATCAGAAAGGATGAGGAGAATTCCGATGTAAAAGCGGGGCAGGTCATTGGGCAAACTCCTGCTGCCAATTCTTTGTTTGATCCGGAGAAAGATCAGATTGTCTTGAAAGTGAGCAAGGGGCCGGAAAAAATCAAGATGCCTAAGCTGGTCGGGAAGACCCAGGATGAAGCGCTGAAGGCGATTGAGGATGCGGGGCTGAAGCTGGCAAAGGACGGAATTAAGCAAAAATCGAGCTATGAGGTACCGTCAGGTCAGGTCATGGAGCAGTGGCCATATGCTGAAGGCGCTGACGCGGCACCGGGCTCCGAAGTAACCATATTCGTCAGCTCCGGCTATCCGTCCGATGCGATCGAGTATACCTTCGTGGTTCCTGTTGTTCCGGCTACAGACGGACAAAAGAGCAAAATCCATATTATATACGGGGATGCTCGCGGTGAGAATCAAGACTGGGGTACGAAGACGATCGGCAAACCGCAATATATGTCGGTAGATCTCGTTCTGGCACCTAATAAGGACGGATATGTCTATGTGAACCGCGATGGGGCATTAACGGATACCTACAAGATCTCGTATATTGATGCCAAGCAGGGGACTGTGCCGCAGCCATCATTGCCTGTAACGAATACGCCGGATGAATCAAATAATGAGTCTACTGGCAATAATGGTGACGATGATAACGGGAGTTCTGATCAGAATCCTCCAGATACAGGCATGGCCAACAATTCCAAGTTAACTGGAAGGTTAACGAATGGGAAGATGAAGGGGTTTGGACATCATTGA
- the rsgA gene encoding ribosome small subunit-dependent GTPase A, with amino-acid sequence MPEGLIVKALSGYYYVKPADPALDEIIQCRGRGIFKKKGISPLVGDRVMYSPTENGEGMVDEILPRITELIRPPIANARLAVLLFSLKEPDLNLQLLDKFLVHIEHEGLEALICLTKEDLLDAEKEDTASITEQAARLYEQIGYEVFITSSLTGKGTEAVKSRLAGEISVLSGQSGVGKSTLLNAMFPGLSLETSEISMKLGRGRHTTRHVELIELENGGYVADTPGFSQLDFLELGVEELSTCFREFREPSEGCKFRGCTHLHEPGCKVREAVDDGAIAAGRYEHYVQFYEEMKDKKRRY; translated from the coding sequence ATGCCTGAAGGCTTAATCGTTAAGGCACTAAGCGGATATTACTATGTGAAGCCTGCAGACCCGGCGTTGGATGAGATTATCCAGTGCCGGGGCCGCGGCATTTTTAAGAAAAAAGGCATATCACCTCTCGTTGGAGATCGGGTCATGTATAGTCCGACGGAGAACGGCGAAGGGATGGTAGATGAAATTCTACCGCGCATCACGGAGTTGATTCGTCCGCCGATAGCTAACGCCAGGCTTGCGGTACTGTTATTCTCACTGAAAGAGCCTGATCTGAATTTGCAGCTTCTGGACAAGTTCCTGGTACATATCGAACATGAGGGGCTGGAAGCCTTGATTTGCTTGACCAAAGAGGACTTGCTCGATGCGGAAAAAGAGGATACAGCCAGCATTACGGAGCAGGCAGCTCGCCTCTATGAGCAGATCGGATATGAAGTGTTCATTACCAGTTCTCTGACTGGCAAAGGAACGGAAGCTGTGAAGTCGCGTCTGGCCGGGGAGATTAGCGTACTTTCCGGTCAGTCCGGGGTAGGCAAATCGACGCTGCTGAATGCGATGTTCCCCGGATTGTCGCTGGAGACGAGTGAGATTAGCATGAAGCTTGGCCGGGGTAGACATACGACCCGACATGTAGAGCTGATCGAGCTTGAGAATGGCGGATATGTGGCGGACACTCCAGGCTTTAGCCAGCTGGATTTCCTTGAGCTTGGCGTCGAGGAGCTGTCTACCTGCTTCCGTGAGTTCCGCGAGCCTTCAGAGGGTTGCAAATTCCGCGGCTGTACGCATCTGCATGAGCCAGGCTGTAAGGTGAGAGAGGCTGTGGATGATGGGGCTATTGCAGCGGGACGGTATGAGCATTATGTGCAATTTTATGAGGAAATGAAAGACAAAAAACGGAGGTATTGA
- a CDS encoding Stp1/IreP family PP2C-type Ser/Thr phosphatase, which produces MIKTAYVSDVGRVRSVNEDSTWVAGLEQGYTLAIVADGMGGHQAGDTASRLTVETIVQDLQSLPANLSSQEFGNELQRAILHANDIVYREAKEHVEYYNMGTTVVAVLLKEREGIIGHIGDSRVYQFQNNVLTQITEDHSLVNELLKNNQISEQEANVHPHRNIVTRALGTDEEVVADMYSVMLDEGDILLLCSDGLSNHVTPEQMIHTLGAGELPLDHRANQLLQFALDAGGDDNITVALLEYHDESVSSAKGWDL; this is translated from the coding sequence TTGATAAAAACGGCTTATGTAAGTGATGTAGGAAGGGTTCGCTCTGTGAACGAAGACAGCACCTGGGTTGCTGGCTTGGAACAAGGGTATACGCTGGCGATCGTGGCTGATGGTATGGGTGGACATCAGGCTGGGGATACAGCCAGCCGTCTGACCGTCGAGACGATTGTGCAAGATTTGCAGTCTTTGCCTGCAAACTTGTCATCGCAAGAGTTCGGAAATGAACTGCAACGAGCGATTCTGCATGCTAATGATATCGTGTATCGTGAAGCGAAGGAGCATGTAGAGTACTACAATATGGGGACCACGGTGGTTGCCGTCCTCCTTAAGGAACGCGAGGGAATCATCGGCCATATTGGAGACAGCAGAGTCTATCAATTCCAAAATAACGTGCTGACTCAAATCACTGAAGATCATTCTCTCGTTAATGAATTGCTTAAGAATAATCAGATTAGCGAGCAGGAAGCAAACGTGCATCCACATCGAAATATCGTGACCCGGGCACTCGGAACCGATGAAGAGGTGGTTGCCGACATGTATTCGGTGATGTTAGATGAGGGAGATATACTGCTGCTCTGTAGTGACGGTCTCAGCAATCATGTAACCCCGGAACAAATGATTCATACGCTTGGAGCCGGCGAGCTCCCTCTGGATCATCGTGCTAATCAATTGCTTCAATTCGCCCTGGATGCAGGGGGCGACGATAATATTACCGTCGCTTTGTTGGAGTATCATGATGAGTCCGTGTCAAGCGCAAAGGGGTGGGATTTATGA
- a CDS encoding Asp23/Gls24 family envelope stress response protein, translating to MAIQLDTEYGRVDISEEAVAVIAGSAAMECYGLVGMASRKQFKDGIAELLGRGNLARGVEVKLDNKRLAIHLYIIVSYGTKISEVAYNIQRKVKYVLNEVVGLEVAQVNVAVQGVRVSS from the coding sequence GTGGCTATACAACTGGATACCGAATATGGACGTGTCGATATTTCGGAGGAAGCGGTAGCTGTGATCGCCGGGTCGGCCGCCATGGAATGTTATGGACTCGTAGGGATGGCAAGCCGGAAACAATTCAAGGACGGCATTGCTGAATTGCTGGGGCGTGGGAATTTAGCCCGGGGTGTGGAAGTAAAGCTCGATAATAAGCGATTGGCAATTCATCTTTATATCATAGTTAGTTATGGTACGAAAATTTCCGAGGTTGCCTACAACATACAGCGAAAAGTAAAATACGTGTTAAATGAAGTCGTTGGACTCGAAGTGGCTCAAGTCAACGTTGCAGTCCAAGGCGTTCGTGTATCAAGCTAG
- the rsmB gene encoding 16S rRNA (cytosine(967)-C(5))-methyltransferase RsmB, which yields MSDMKGHSGQADSNKRRQGNQSGAGMGSNAGKRSKKAQPTARDTALDVLTAVEQEGAYSNLLLNGALQKSGLTGPDAGLATELVYGTISHLNTIDYFLESFVSKGMAKLQPWVRNLLRLSFYQLYYLDRIPPHAAVNEAVNIAKRRGHQGISGMVNGVLRNVLRRKAELSLPSDLSPEARISLAYSHPEWLVSRWIEQYGEAIAEAICIANNEPPSVSIRVNRSRTSREEMLAVMKKQGLEVVPSPISPDGILVLSGGNMALTEWYKGGLISIQDESSMLVGAAVQAMPGMKVLDCCAAPGGKTCHIAERMEGRGQVIANDIHTHKAQLIADQAKRLGLDHVETMTNDAANLSERFTVESFDRILLDAPCSGLGVIRRKPDLKWTKTPGDITEINAIQRTLLDAVCGLLKPGGILVYSTCTIERSENAGMVEAFLQRHPEFSLAEDMPEDWQALQEASAREKNGLQILPQDYHSDGFYIARLVRTSI from the coding sequence ATGAGCGATATGAAAGGCCATTCCGGCCAGGCTGACAGCAACAAGAGAAGACAGGGGAATCAATCTGGAGCTGGCATGGGTTCCAATGCTGGCAAAAGAAGCAAAAAGGCGCAGCCTACAGCGCGGGATACTGCTCTGGATGTGTTGACCGCTGTAGAGCAAGAAGGGGCCTACAGCAACTTGCTCCTGAATGGAGCGCTGCAGAAATCCGGGCTTACTGGTCCAGATGCGGGTCTTGCTACAGAGCTTGTATATGGCACCATATCACACCTCAATACGATTGATTACTTTCTGGAGTCCTTTGTTAGCAAAGGGATGGCCAAGCTTCAGCCTTGGGTCAGAAATTTATTGCGGCTAAGCTTCTATCAATTGTATTATCTGGATCGTATTCCACCCCATGCGGCGGTGAACGAAGCAGTAAATATCGCAAAACGGCGTGGTCATCAAGGGATTTCCGGAATGGTGAACGGGGTGCTGCGAAATGTGCTTCGTCGCAAGGCGGAGTTGTCCTTGCCTAGTGATCTCTCTCCGGAGGCACGGATCTCACTTGCTTATTCCCATCCGGAATGGCTCGTCTCGCGTTGGATTGAGCAATACGGAGAAGCTATCGCGGAAGCGATCTGCATCGCGAATAATGAACCTCCTTCCGTCAGCATTCGTGTGAATCGTTCTCGGACGAGTCGGGAAGAGATGTTAGCAGTTATGAAAAAACAGGGGCTGGAAGTCGTTCCGTCACCTATATCACCGGATGGTATTTTGGTATTAAGCGGCGGCAACATGGCACTTACAGAATGGTATAAAGGTGGACTTATCTCGATCCAGGACGAGAGCTCAATGCTCGTTGGCGCGGCTGTTCAGGCGATGCCGGGTATGAAGGTGCTTGATTGCTGCGCCGCTCCCGGCGGCAAGACATGCCATATCGCTGAACGGATGGAAGGGCGCGGTCAAGTGATCGCGAACGACATCCATACGCATAAGGCGCAACTGATCGCCGATCAGGCAAAGCGGCTTGGCCTTGACCATGTTGAGACGATGACCAACGATGCGGCCAATTTATCCGAGCGATTCACGGTCGAGTCATTTGACCGTATTTTGCTGGATGCTCCATGTTCAGGCTTGGGCGTAATTCGCCGGAAGCCAGATTTGAAATGGACGAAGACACCAGGCGATATTACGGAGATTAACGCGATTCAACGTACCCTATTAGATGCGGTGTGTGGGCTGCTGAAGCCGGGTGGAATTCTGGTCTACAGCACCTGTACGATTGAACGAAGCGAAAATGCGGGCATGGTAGAAGCTTTTTTGCAGCGTCATCCGGAATTTTCACTTGCCGAGGATATGCCGGAGGACTGGCAAGCTTTGCAGGAAGCAAGTGCCAGAGAGAAGAACGGATTGCAGATCCTACCTCAGGACTATCATTCTGACGGATTTTATATCGCTCGTCTTGTGAGAACCTCGATTTAA
- the rlmN gene encoding 23S rRNA (adenine(2503)-C(2))-methyltransferase RlmN → MKPFIYDMSLEELQEWAVQQGESAFRGAQIFDWLYVKRVNSFDEMTNLSKTLRQKLDEQFSFVTLNEITKFESKDGTVKFLFGLHDDHAIETVIMKHNYGNSVCVTTQVGCKVGCTFCASTLGGLKRNLNPGEIVAQVVQAQKILDTRGERVSSIVIMGTGEPFENYDATMKFLRIMIHEKGLNIGQRHITVSTSGIVPNIYKFADEDTQINLAISIHAPNDALRSKLMPVNRRFPFDDVIEALRYYIAKTGRRVSFEYALIGGVNDQVEHAEELAEVLKDMLCHVNLIPVNHVPERKYVRTSRNDIFQFQRTLADKGINVTIRREQGHDIAAACGQLRAKHMQSGTR, encoded by the coding sequence ATGAAACCTTTTATATACGATATGAGTTTGGAAGAGCTTCAGGAATGGGCAGTACAGCAAGGGGAGTCGGCTTTCCGCGGTGCGCAGATATTTGACTGGCTTTATGTAAAGCGCGTAAACTCTTTTGATGAGATGACGAATTTATCCAAGACGCTTCGGCAAAAATTGGACGAACAGTTCTCGTTCGTAACTTTGAATGAAATTACGAAGTTTGAATCCAAGGACGGCACGGTCAAGTTCCTGTTCGGGCTGCATGATGATCATGCGATCGAGACGGTTATCATGAAGCATAACTACGGGAATAGCGTCTGCGTTACCACACAAGTCGGCTGCAAGGTTGGTTGTACATTCTGTGCGTCTACCTTGGGTGGACTGAAGCGGAATCTCAATCCGGGGGAAATAGTAGCCCAAGTTGTGCAGGCTCAGAAGATTCTTGACACACGCGGCGAACGTGTTAGCAGCATTGTGATCATGGGAACAGGTGAACCGTTCGAAAATTATGATGCCACGATGAAATTTTTACGAATTATGATTCATGAGAAGGGCTTGAACATTGGACAACGGCATATTACTGTATCAACGAGCGGTATCGTTCCCAATATATATAAATTTGCTGATGAAGATACCCAGATTAATCTGGCGATTTCGATTCATGCACCGAACGATGCGCTACGCTCCAAGCTGATGCCTGTCAACCGCCGCTTCCCGTTCGATGATGTTATCGAGGCACTGCGTTATTACATCGCCAAGACCGGACGCCGCGTAAGCTTCGAATATGCGCTGATTGGCGGAGTAAATGATCAGGTGGAGCATGCAGAGGAACTGGCAGAGGTTCTCAAGGATATGCTCTGTCACGTGAATCTGATCCCAGTCAACCATGTTCCAGAGCGGAAATATGTCAGAACCTCAAGAAACGATATTTTTCAGTTCCAACGTACATTGGCGGACAAGGGCATTAACGTAACGATTCGCCGGGAGCAAGGACATGATATTGCAGCGGCTTGCGGACAACTGCGGGCCAAACATATGCAGTCTGGTACGAGGTGA
- the rpe gene encoding ribulose-phosphate 3-epimerase, translating to MNDIYIAPSILSADFAKLGQEVVEVERSGADWLHVDVMDGHFVPNITFGALVMGAIAPLTKLPLDVHLMIENPERYIPDFAKAGAHLITVHQEACVHLHRVLHMIKEHGVKAGVAINPATPVSSIREVLEDVDLVLVMTVNPGFGGQAFIPSTLRKIKELKELREELGLKNLRIEVDGGISAATAPLVAQAGADVLVAGNAVFGRSDRSAAIQEIRSSLQD from the coding sequence ATGAATGACATCTATATTGCACCGTCTATATTGTCGGCTGATTTTGCTAAGCTGGGTCAAGAAGTAGTCGAGGTAGAACGCAGCGGAGCCGATTGGCTTCACGTCGATGTCATGGACGGCCATTTCGTGCCTAACATTACATTCGGAGCGCTGGTGATGGGAGCGATTGCTCCGCTGACCAAGCTGCCGCTCGATGTCCATCTGATGATCGAGAATCCCGAGCGATATATTCCGGATTTTGCAAAGGCAGGAGCTCATCTTATTACAGTTCACCAGGAAGCTTGCGTACATTTGCACCGCGTCCTGCATATGATTAAGGAGCATGGCGTCAAGGCGGGGGTCGCGATCAATCCGGCAACCCCTGTGTCTTCGATTCGCGAAGTATTGGAGGATGTGGATCTGGTGCTCGTCATGACGGTAAATCCAGGTTTTGGCGGTCAGGCCTTCATTCCGTCTACTCTTCGCAAGATCAAGGAATTGAAAGAGCTGCGAGAGGAACTGGGATTGAAGAACCTCCGAATTGAGGTTGATGGCGGAATCTCAGCGGCTACAGCACCGCTGGTCGCCCAGGCTGGTGCAGATGTGTTGGTCGCAGGGAATGCGGTGTTTGGCCGTAGCGACCGCAGCGCTGCTATTCAGGAGATTCGCAGCAGTTTGCAAGATTAG
- the fmt gene encoding methionyl-tRNA formyltransferase: MNIVFMGTPAFAVPSLEALIAEGYNVVGVVTQPDRPQGRKKVLTPTPVKEAALRHGLPVLQPHRMRAPEAVEELAALRPDLIVTAAYGQILPKAVLDLPKYGCLNVHGSLLPAYRGGAPIQRSIINGEKETGVTLMYMAEGLDTGDMIEKVVVPIEDEDNSGTMFEKLSLAGAKLLMEQLPLILNGTAKRVPQNDEEASYASNLSREDERIDWTASSLDIFNRVRGLVPFSGAFTLWNDEVFKIWSVAKPTMAGSASATGVVPGTILELSEQGIEVKTGDGSVWLTRVQPAGKKAMEAAEFIRGGVMKKGTVLS, translated from the coding sequence ATGAATATCGTATTTATGGGGACGCCTGCTTTTGCAGTTCCGTCTCTGGAGGCTCTGATTGCAGAAGGCTATAACGTTGTTGGTGTCGTGACTCAGCCGGATCGTCCGCAAGGTAGGAAGAAGGTCCTGACTCCGACTCCGGTAAAAGAAGCAGCATTGCGGCATGGTCTTCCAGTGCTTCAGCCACATAGAATGCGCGCGCCGGAAGCCGTGGAAGAACTGGCTGCGCTACGTCCTGATCTAATTGTTACGGCTGCTTACGGACAGATTCTGCCTAAGGCCGTGTTGGACTTGCCTAAGTATGGTTGCTTGAATGTACATGGGTCACTCTTGCCCGCTTACCGCGGGGGTGCGCCGATCCAACGCTCGATCATCAACGGTGAGAAGGAGACCGGCGTTACGCTGATGTATATGGCAGAGGGCTTGGATACAGGGGATATGATCGAGAAGGTTGTTGTTCCGATCGAGGATGAAGATAATTCGGGCACGATGTTTGAAAAATTAAGCCTTGCTGGGGCGAAGCTACTGATGGAGCAGCTGCCGCTTATCTTGAACGGTACTGCCAAGCGGGTTCCGCAGAACGATGAGGAAGCTTCGTATGCTTCTAACTTGTCGCGTGAGGATGAGCGGATCGATTGGACGGCTTCATCCCTTGATATTTTCAATCGGGTTAGAGGCTTAGTGCCATTCTCGGGCGCATTTACGCTGTGGAACGACGAAGTTTTCAAGATATGGTCGGTAGCTAAGCCGACCATGGCAGGATCCGCATCGGCTACCGGGGTAGTTCCCGGGACGATACTCGAGCTGTCCGAGCAAGGGATCGAAGTGAAGACCGGCGATGGATCGGTTTGGCTAACCCGTGTCCAGCCCGCTGGGAAGAAAGCAATGGAGGCCGCTGAATTTATTCGCGGCGGTGTCATGAAGAAAGGCACGGTATTGTCATGA
- the def gene encoding peptide deformylase: MALRIIVQEPDEVLHQVAKEVKKITPNVQKLLTDMAETMYDAEGVGLAAPQVGILKRAIVVDVGDEHGLIELINPEIVSKEGEQFGPEGCLSIQGLRGDVRRAQTVTVKGLDRNGKEVTYTGSDLLARAFQHEIDHLNGVLYTDVAERVYEITPEGEEKV; the protein is encoded by the coding sequence ATGGCATTGCGGATTATTGTCCAAGAACCGGATGAAGTGTTGCATCAGGTCGCTAAAGAGGTTAAGAAGATTACTCCAAACGTACAGAAATTGCTGACCGATATGGCGGAGACGATGTATGATGCCGAGGGTGTCGGGCTTGCGGCACCGCAGGTTGGTATTCTGAAGCGGGCCATTGTCGTAGATGTTGGCGATGAGCATGGACTAATTGAACTGATTAACCCTGAGATCGTCAGCAAAGAGGGAGAACAATTCGGTCCCGAGGGCTGCTTGAGCATCCAGGGATTGCGTGGTGATGTACGCCGGGCACAGACAGTCACGGTTAAAGGCCTCGACCGTAACGGCAAAGAGGTTACATATACAGGGTCGGATTTGCTCGCGAGAGCTTTTCAGCATGAAATTGACCATCTGAACGGTGTTCTCTATACAGATGTGGCGGAAAGAGTATATGAAATTACCCCTGAGGGTGAAGAAAAGGTGTGA
- the rpmB gene encoding 50S ribosomal protein L28, with translation MSRKCYVTGKKPSSGNHVSHANNRNRRSWGVNVQKVRILVDGKPKRVYVSTRALKSGKLTRV, from the coding sequence ATGTCTCGCAAATGCTATGTAACAGGCAAGAAACCAAGCAGCGGTAACCACGTATCCCACGCTAACAACCGTAATCGTCGTTCTTGGGGCGTTAACGTACAGAAAGTCCGGATCTTGGTAGACGGTAAGCCAAAACGCGTATACGTCAGCACTCGGGCTTTGAAATCCGGTAAACTGACTCGCGTATAA
- the spoVM gene encoding stage V sporulation protein SpoVM — protein sequence MKFYTFKLPKFLGGFVKAVLNTFHKN from the coding sequence ATGAAATTTTACACATTCAAGCTGCCTAAGTTTTTGGGAGGTTTCGTCAAAGCGGTGTTGAATACATTTCACAAAAACTAG